The genomic stretch CTTTGCACATTCATGAATGGACTCTCGCTTTCAGAGGAAGCACGCCTCATGAAAGAATTGGGCTGCAGCGAAGCTATGAACCTGGATGGCGGTGCATCAAGGTCGCTTGCTCACAACGGTTCCATAGTGGTGCCGGCAGGGCGTCCGCTGACAAATGTGTTGCTGGTCTACGATTCAAAAAATAGGGCGCCACAGTCGCTTATCAACTCCTGGGAAACATTTCAGCAAATCGAACGTTAGCAGCAAAAGCTACTTTCGCTTGTTCACGATCGGGTACAAAATCATTTGTGTGCAGCGAAAATAACAAATGGCTTTTCCAGTCTCCTCGCTGGTTACAACAGCATCCCAAACCTGTGTTCCTTTTCCGCCATGTACGAGAGTTGCCTCACAACTAATTGAGCCACTGCGGGCGGTTCCAATGAAATTACTCTTTAGTTCTATGGTAGTAAAACCGGTTGCACCCGGCGGCAAATTTGCGACTGATCCATAACCGCAACTAGTATCAGCCAGCGCCACAACAGTCGCGGCATGCAAATATCCATTTGGCGCCAAGAGCTCGTCGCGCAACTTAAGTACGCTGTTCAGTTTGCCCGGAGAAAGAGAAGTTACTTCCAAGCCAATGATCCCCGGCAAACGTCCCTTGCTTCTCTCGTTCAACAGTTCGACAGTTACTTTCTTAGCGGGCATAGTCATCTCTCGCCAGGGACGCAAATCATATACTAAAACAAATCGATCGCAGCTTCCGCCACAGATCGATCGTTTGATTGCAACATTTCAACGAGCCGGATTAGGCCGTACGCTCTCGCGCTCGCATCGAATCGGCAACTCCGCCTGTGACGAGGCTAACAACCATCATCAGAAGTCCGCCCAGAATTGCCGGTCCCCAACCTGCTACCGTCAGATATTGCGGTAAAAGATCGGCCACCAGCCTGAGCGCGAAAGCCGGCAGTAACCAGAAACCAAGCAGCCACATTGGAATCAGCACCAGCAGCGCCAGACCAAAGGTAGTCACTGTCAGGTACGCGCTTAATGCCATAGCTCCGACCTCGACTCCCCACAACATTAAACTGAAAACTATTGCGAGACAAATCGCAGCGACGAAGTTGCCATGAAAATCAATACCACCAAGCATCGGCAGAAGAAAAACAAAAGCCAGGGCTTTCAAAGCCAGTCGTACAAGAAACTCCATCACCCGCTCCTCCTAAACTACAGCCGTTCGGACGCGAAATGCTTGATAAAAGTTGCAAATCATTGCCGTTGCCAATAGCAAGTCTCTGATAAATCAAGAAGCCAAGTTGGACCGGTTTGTACACAACGAATGGTGGTATTAGTAAACTGTGTACCGCTGACACTGTACTCAGCGGCCGCCATGCACTGCATACACGTACGGGGGAAAATTGGCCGACGATAAGGTTGACGAAGAATCAGCCCAGACCGGTGGAGAGGATGAAAACGAGGCACCGAAGAAATCCTTCGGCATACTGGCCGCACGCTTCCTACAGAAGGGCAAAAGCTCCCCTGGTTCTATCACCGGCGAATTTGAGGCATTAGTCCCACCGGACCAGACACCGACACCAGATCCAAAAGTGCGTAATTTAAATCCTGTAGACGACGAATACGAAGAAATAAGAGAAGGCAGCATCCATGGCATGGAAGTGCCGCTTACCGAATCGCTTTACGCCGATATCGGACTTGATGACATGTCTGGTTTCGACGAGCCTGAACAGTCTTTTGACAGGTCAGAAGAGGGTTCGGCGCCTGCAGACGTTATTTACGACATTGACGCTGGAGAGCAACCTGTTATCAGCTTCGGCTCCGGGGTCGCTGATGAGCATGCGCACGACATCGAACTCGCTGGAGGTGAAGCAGACTTCGGCGGATATGAAGAGTCTGCCCAGACAGACAGTTCATACACCGAGCCGGTCCAGAACCAAGAAGAGGCAGTT from Candidatus Melainabacteria bacterium encodes the following:
- a CDS encoding PaaI family thioesterase gives rise to the protein MTMPAKKVTVELLNERSKGRLPGIIGLEVTSLSPGKLNSVLKLRDELLAPNGYLHAATVVALADTSCGYGSVANLPPGATGFTTIELKSNFIGTARSGSISCEATLVHGGKGTQVWDAVVTSEETGKAICYFRCTQMILYPIVNKRK